From a single Glycine soja cultivar W05 chromosome 19, ASM419377v2, whole genome shotgun sequence genomic region:
- the LOC114398381 gene encoding potassium transporter 8-like, with product MDLESVIHRNTIKEESWKTVLTLAYQSLGVVYGDLSTSPLYVYKSAFAEDIQHSDTNEEIYGVLSFVFWTLTLIPLLKYVFIVLRADDNGEGGTFALYSLLCRHARVSLLPNTQLADEDLTEYTMDNGTVPVDKKNVGLGLKNLLEKHRVLQRVLLVLALIGTCMVIGDGVLTPAISVFSAVSGLELSMSKEQHRYVEVPVACVILIFLFALQHYGTHRVGSLFAPVVLTWLLCISAIGVYNIFHWNPHVYEALSPYYMFKFLKKTQKGGWMSLGGILLCITGSEAMYADLGHFSQLSIKIAFTFLVYPSLILAYMGQAAYLSRHHSLESDYRIGFYVSVPVKLRWPVLAIAILQAVVGSQAVITGTFSIIKQCSAMGCFPKVKIIHTSSKMHGQIYIPEINWSLMLLCLAITVGFRDTKRMGNAAGLAVITVMLVTTCLMSLVIVLCWHKNILLAVCFILFFGSIEALYFSASLIKFLEGAWVPIALSLIFLISMYVWHYGTLKKYEFDVQNKVPINWLLSLGPSLGIVRVKGIGLIHTELVSGIPAIFSHFVTNLPAFHQVVIFLCIKSVQVPHVRPEERFLVGRVGPKEYRLYRCIARYGYRDIHKDDIEFERDLICSIAEFIRSDASEYGLGFGSFEEDTKMTVVGTSASNLEGSIRMTEDDDQQDSQMEEGPSELMEVKSSPEKVRKRVRFVVPDSPQIDLDAREELLELMDAKEAGMAFILSHSYVRAKSGSSWLKKVVINYGYDFLRRNSRGPAYALSIPHASTLEVGMIYHV from the exons ATGGATCTTGAGTCTGTGATCCACAGGAACACAATTAAG GAAGAATCATGGAAGACGGTGTTGACTTTGGCCTATCAAAGCTTGGGGGTAGTGTATGGAGACTTGAGCACTTCCCCACTTTACGTTTACAAAAGCGCTTTTGCTGAGGATATTCAGCATTCAGACACCAATGAAGAAATCTATGGAGTGTTGTCTTTTGTGTTCTGGACACTCACACTGATTCCACTGCTCAAGTATGTGTTCATTGTGCTGAGAGCTGATGACAATGGTGAAGGAGGCACCTTTGCACTCTACTCATTGCTGTGTCGCCACGCCCGGGTTAGCTTGCTGCCAAACACTCAGCTTGCAGATGAGGACTTAACTGAGTACACCATGGATAATGGAACTGTTCCTGTTGATAAGAAAAATGTTGGGTTGGGGCTGAAGAACTTGTTGGAGAAACACAGGGTGCTGCAAAGGGTGCTACTTGTTCTTGCCTTGATAGGGACTTGCATGGTTATTGGGGATGGTGTGCTCACACCAGCAATATCTG TTTTTTCTGCTGTGTCAGGATTGGAGCTTTCCATGTCTAAAGAACAGCACAGAT ATGTGGAGGTTCCAGTGGCTTGTGTAATACTGATATTTTTGTTTGCCCTTCAACATTATGGTACTCATCGTGTGGGGAGTCTCTTTGCACCTGTTGTCTTGACCTGGCTGCTATGTATCAGTGCTATTGGTGTCTATAATATCTTCCATTGGAATCCACATGTTTATGAAGCTCTCTCCCCATATTACATGTTCAAATTTCTGAAGAAGACACAAAAGGGAGGATGGATGTCCTTGGGTGGAATTCTACTGTGTATAACAG GTTCAGAAGCCATGTATGCTGATTTAGGACACTTTTCACAATTGTCAATTAAG ATTGCATTCACCTTTTTGGTATACCCTTCTTTAATCCTAGCATATATGGGACAAGCTGCATATCTTTCCAGACATCATTCCCTTGAAAGTGACTATAGAATTGGGTTCTATGTATCTGTACCTG tAAAACTTAGATGGCCTGTTCTTGCAATAGCCATACTTCAAGCTGTGGTTGGAAGTCAAGCTGTCATCACAGGGACTTTCTCCATAATCAAACAATGTTCTGCTATGGGATGTTTCcccaaagttaaaataattcacACATCATCCAAAATGCATGGCCAGATTTACATTCCTGAGATCAACTGGAGTTTGATGCTGCTTTGCCTGGCTATTACAGTTGGGTTTAGAGATACTAAACGCATGGGAAATGCAGCAG GCTTGGCTGTCATAACTGTCATGCTGGTGACCACTTGCTTAATGTCTCTAGTTATAGTCTTGTGCTGGCACAAGAACATACTGCTAGCAGTTTGCTTCATATTGTTCTTTGGTTCCATTGAAGCACTCTATTTCTCAGCATCCCTCATCAAGTTCCTTGAGGGGGCTTGGGTTCCCATTGCCCTCTCCCTCATATTTCTCATTTCCATGTATGTGTGGCACTATGGCACATTAAAGAAGTATGAGTTTGATGTTCAAAACAAGGTTCCAATCAACTGGCTCCTCAGTTTAGGCCCCTCTCTAGGCATTGTCAGGGTCAAGGGAATTGGTCTCATACACACTGAGCTTGTATCTGGGATCCCAGCTATTTTCTCCCACTTTGTTACCAATCTACCTGCCTTCCACCAAGTTGTTATCTTCCTCTGCATTAAATCAGTCCAAGTGCCACATGTTAGACCTGAAGAAAGGTTCTTGGTGGGTAGAGTTGGCCCAAAGGAGTATAGACTTTACCGGTGCATAGCGCGGTATGGCTACCGCGACATTCACAAGGATGACATTGAGTTTGAGAGGGATCTTATTTGCAGCATAGCTGAATTCATCAGATCAGATGCATCTGAATATGGCTTAGGATTTGGGAGCTTTGAAGAAGATACAAAGATGACAGTTGTGGGGACTTCAGCATCAAACTTAGAGGGTTCAATAAGGATGACTGAAGATGATGATCAACAAGATTCTCAAATGGAAGAAGGTCCTTCAGAGTTGATGGAGGTTAAGTCTTCTCCTGAGAAAGTGAGGAAGAGAGTGAGGTTTGTTGTGCCAGACAGTCCACAGATTGATTTGGATGCAAGAGAGGAGTTGCTTGAGCTAATGGATGCAAAAGAGGCTGGAATGGCATTCATATTGAGTCACTCATATGTTAGAGCAAAAAGTGGATCAAGCTGGTTGAAAAAAGTTGTTATCAATTATGGATATGATTTCTTAAGGAGAAACTCGAGAGGACCAGCATATGCATTGAGTATACCTCATGCATCTACCTTAGAGGTGGGAATGATCTATCATGTATGA
- the LOC114399332 gene encoding uncharacterized protein LOC114399332, with translation MSKSCSVLLFGFVLVLCLFSPTSATPPPAKVVTGVVSNVVSALIKWLWSLSVKSTTKPGRVQHSRSMVKFESGYSVETIFDGSQLGIEPHSVKISPNGEFLVLDSENSNIYKVSGSMSRYSRPKLLAGSAEGNIGHIDGRPREARMNHPKGLTVDDRGNIYIADTLNMAIRKISDEGVTTIAGGKRGYAAGHVDGPSEDAKFSNDFDVVYVGSSCSLLVVDRGNHAIREIQLHQDDCTSYDEDDNSFNLGIVVLVAAAFFGYMLALLQWRVRAMFSSPDDPRAPSRKKGAPFVAQQMQRPPPTTKSVRPPLIPNEDEFEKQDEGFFVSLGRLFLNSGTCMSEILGGLFSGSKRKSLQYHQYQQQYQYANRYPNAWPMQESFVIPDEDEPPPSLETKTPTPRETYPIMTKELEKPQHFKPSRGYLKRWEGGDYQEQHQQLQQHHQQHQQEHPKLQHQQHQQQVKLQHQHQVHTRYSSTPQGYYEQNCETNEIVFGAVQEHDGRREAMVIKAVDYGDPKYTHHNIRPRLNYVGYSHGY, from the exons ATGAGTAAGAGTTGTTCTGTTCTGCTTTTTGGCTTTGTACTTGTGCTTTGTCTCTTCTCTCCAACTTCAGCCACACCACCTCCTGCTA AAGTTGTTACTGGGGTTGTTTCCAACGTGGTTTCTGCTCTTATTAAATGGCTATGGTCACTAAGTGTAAAGTCCACAACCAAACCTGGTAGAG TGCAACACAGCCGCTCCATGGTTAAATTTGAGAGTGGCTACAGTGTGGAAACAATATTCGACGGAAGTCAGCTTGGAATTGAGCCACACTCAGTGAAAATATCTCCAAATGGTGAATTTCTAGTACTGGATTCTGAGAACAGTAACATCTACAAGGTCTCTGGCTCAATGTCCCGAT ATAGCAGACCCAAATTGCTTGCTGGATCAGCTGAAGGGAATATTGGACACATAGATGGGAGGCCTAGAGAAGCTAGAATGAACCACCCTAAAGGACTTACAGTGGATGACAGAGGGAATATCTACATAGCAGACACATTGAATATGGCCATCAGAAAGATCAGTGATGAAG GGGTTACCACCATTGCAGGTGGGAAAAGGGGCTATGCAGCAGGTCATGTTGATGGTCCAAGTGAGGATGCTAAGTTttcaaatgactttgatgtagTTTATGTTGGTAGTAGCTGCTCTCTTCTGGTGGTGGATAGAGGAAACCATGCTATCCGAGAGATTCAACTCCATCAAGATGACTGCACTAGTTATGATGAAGATGACAATAGTTTCAACTTAG GAATAGTGGTGCTTGTTGCTGCTGCATTCTTTGGCTATATGTTGGCATTGCTGCAGTGGAGGGTGAGGGCTATGTTTTCTTCTCCAGAT GATCCAAGAGCTCCTTCAAGGAAGAAAGGAGCACCATTTGTAGCACAGCAAATGCAAAGGCCTCCTCCTACTACAAAGTCAGTCAGGCCTCCTTTGATTCCAAATGAAGATGAATTTGAGAAACAAGATGAGGGCTTCTTTGTTTCCCTTGGAAGACTATTCCTGAACTCTGGCACATGCATGAGTGAAATTCTGGGGGGCTTGTTCTCAGGATCCAAAAGAAAATCACTGCAGTATCATCAGTATCAGCAGCAGTATCAGTATGCTAATAGATATCCCAATGCATGGCCCATGCAAGAGAGTTTTGTCATTCCAGATGAAGATGAACCTCCTCCTTCTTTAGAAACTAAAACACCCACACCTAGGGAAACATATCCTATCATGACCAAAGAGCTTGAAAAACCACAGCACTTCAAGCCAAGTAGGGGTTACTTGAAAAGGTGGGAGGGTGGTGATTATCAAGAACAACATCAACAACTTCAACAACATCATCAGCAACATCAACAAGAGCATCCCAAGTTGCAACATCAACAGCACCAACAACAGGTCAAGCTCCAACATCAGCACCAAGTTCACACACGTTATTCTTCCACCCCTCAAGGTTATTATGAACAGAACTGCGAGACAAATGAGATTGTGTTTGGTGCAGTTCAAGAGCATGATGGAAGACGCGAAGCCATGGTGATAAAGGCTGTAGATTATGGGGATCCAAAGTACACTCACCACAATATCCGCCCAAGATTAAATTATGTCGGTTACTCCCATGGTTATTGA
- the LOC114400376 gene encoding uncharacterized protein LOC114400376, with protein sequence MTLQLADHSITRSFGVVEDVLVKVHQLTFLVDFVIMDIEENAEIPLILGRPFMLTAKCVMEMGNDNLEMSVEDQKATFNLFEAIEHPKEDEAKLVVNPVDSSSVFLGPKQVRTRATPNIPPALPPIPPSWSIPTDEEPPPSLLLAAPSQVAWSGV encoded by the exons ATGACACTACAGCTAGCAGACCATTCCATCACAAGATCGTTCGGGGTAGTTGAAGATGTCCTGGTCAAAGTCCACCAACTCACTTTTCTGGTGGACTTTGTAATCATGGACATCGAAGAAAATGCTGAGATCCCCTTGATTCTAGGTCGGCCATTCATGTTGACTGCAAAGTGTGTTATGGAAATGGGGAATGACAACTTGGAGATGAGTGTGGAGGACCAAAAAGCCACCTTCAACTTGTTTGAGGCAATTGAGCATCCCA aagaagatgaagccaaactagttgtgaatcCAGTAGACTCTTCTAGTGTCTTTCTGGGGCCAAAACAGGTCAGGACCCGAGCCACTCCAAACATTCCACCAGCTCTTCCACCAATA CCTCCATCATGGTCAATACCTactgatgaagagcctccaccaTCTCTCCTTTTAGCAGCTCCTAGCCAGGTTGCTTGGTCAGGAGTTTAA